Part of the Azospirillum brasilense genome is shown below.
CAACTATTGTTTATAGCATGTCCGCTGAAATCTATGCACAATCATAGAGCAAAATGGAGGTGGCAAATGTTATGCTTTCATAAGTACATCGCATCTCTATCTGTTGTGTTCTGCGCCTTTTCAATGGGCGCGACAAATGTGTCGAAGGCTGCGGAAGTTGATAGCTTCGGTTCTTATACTGAAGAGAAGGATATTTGTGGGCCAACGCGCGATACCCCCGAGCTTCATAATGTGAGATACTCAGGCGACGGAAGCTGCCACAGGGTTGGTGATGGGAAGTGGTGTTTTAAGAGTACAATATTGACTGTCACGACTCCAAACGAGCGTTGGATATTTTCTTCAGGACCAAGGATAGAGTGTGTTCGGAATAATGATCGATCATGTGAATGGAATGCGCTGGGAGCTTCGGATAGGTTCTTTGTACAATTGAATAATCCAACACTGATTGATGCTGTAGCGCTTACGAATTCACGTAGCATAGGAATAAGAATATGCGCGAAGGCGCGATACTATCCCTAGGGCAATAGTGATCTGCCGTCTATGAGTTTGATTGAAAGCTGAGCCATGGCCTGATTAACCTTTTGCCGATTTACCTATCGACTTTCGCGCCGCCCGGCCCCCGCCGAGGCGGCCTTTTTTCATGCCCGAAGGAGGGGCACCCATCATGCTTCCACTGCTCATCCCCATCATCTCTGCCTTGGCCCCTGTGCTGCTGCCGGAGGTAGCCAAGGCCGCCCTCGGCACCGGCGAGACCGCCCGGCAGGTCGGCGAAGCTGCGGTGTCCGTCGTCTCCGCAGTGACCGGGGGCCCGATCAGCACTCCGGCGGATGCAGAGCGCGTCGCCGCCGCAGTGCAGGCCGATCCCGCCAAGCTGGCCGAGTTGTATTGCCAGCAGGGCGATCAGGTCGTGGCGCTGCTTCGGCTGGACAACGAGGACCGGGCCGACGCCCGCGCCCAGACCGTCCAGCTTGCCCAGGCCGGCAACCGCATCTCCTGGGGGCGCCAGTCGTGTCGGTGATCGTGCTGCTCGCCTTCGGCTACGTGCTCCAGCTCGTCCTGACGCAATCCATCCCGCCAGGGCAGGAAACCACGCATCAAGTGGGACATGCACGGCACGCGTGAAAGATGAGCGACGGGGAGACACTACTATACTCGCGCGTCGGCCCGTCCAGTGCCGTTGCGAACAGGAGTCTCCGCCTTTTCGCGACAGCACCAGGGCGGGCAAGCCCGCCCCTATTCTGCTGCAGCTTGAATCTGCTTCTGGCCGATAGTGTTGAAAAAGTCGGTTGCCGGTAGCGTCCCCCTGTTACGCCGGCGAAGGGTCGGCGGGCAATTGCCCTTCATGCCGGGCTGGGGTCCGGCATGGGGATGAGCTTGGCGAGTTTGCGGAGGTTCTGGGCGGCGGCGGCGAGGTGGAACTCATCGCGGGCGCCGTTCGGCCCCCGCAAACGCAGACGGTCGAGCCCCAGGATGCGTTTGAGGTGGGCGAACTGCACGGCGCCAATTACGATGACCGCCTGACGACGATTGGAATGGCCGGGTGGCGGCTCCGTCATCAGCCTCTCCCCCGCGATCGCGGGGGAGAGGCTGATGACGGGCGCGCGGATCACCGACCGGCAGGTCAGGCGGTACATGGACGAGCGCAGGCAAGGAGACAGTCAGGCGACGGCGGCGGCGAAGGCCGGGTTCAGCGAGCGGACGGCGCGCCGGATCGACGCCAACCCGATCCCGCCAAGCCAACGGCCCCGTGAACGGACCTGGCGTACCCGCGAGGATCCGTTCGCCGGCGTGTGGGACGAGGAGTTGGTGCCGGTTCTGCGCTCAGCTCCACACATCCGGGCGACCACCCTGCTGGAAGAGCTCCAGCGCCGTCACCCCGGCGACTATCCTGATCGCCTGCTGCGTTCGCTTCAGCGCCGGGTCGCCCTGTGGCGGGCGACCGAAGGCCCGGAGCAGGAGTTGATCTTCCGCCAAGACCACCCTCCCGGTTATCAGGCCCTGTCCGATTTCACCGAGACCGCCAGCCTCGGCATCACCATCGACGGCATCCCCTTCGACCATCTCCTCTATCATTTCTGGCTGGCCTACAGCGGCTGGGAGGCCGTCAAGCTCGTCCAGGGCGGCGAGAGCTTCACCGCCCTGACCGAAGGGCTTCAGGAAGCGCTGTGGCAACTCGGCGGCGTTCCTCACACCCATCGCACCGACCGCTTGTCCGCCGCCTACCGCAACCTGACGGCCGAGGACGACGAAGCCGCCGGGTACGCCGCCTTCTGCCGCCATTACGGCATGACCCCGACCCGCAACAACGCCGGCGTCGCTCATGAGAACGGCAGCGTTGAAGCCGCCCATGGACATCTGAAAGCAGCCTTGCGCGACGCCCTCGATCTGCGTGGGTCGCGCGATTTCCCGGACATTCCCACCTACCAGGCCTTCCTGCAGGACACCGTCGCCCGCAAGAACGCCCGCCGCCGAAAGGCGCTGGAGGTGGAGTTGCCGGAACTCAAGCCGCTGCCCCGCCACCGCACCACCGATTTCTCCACCACCACCGTCACCGTGACCCGTAGCGGCACCATCTCCGTGCGCAAGGTGCTCTACACCGTGCCGTCCCGGCTTGTCGGCTGCCGGCTTAAGGTGCATCTCTACGACGACCGGCTGCTCTGTTGGCTGGGCACGACCCAGGTGCTGACGCTCGCCCGCAAGCATCCCAAGGGCAAGCTGCGCGACCGGGTCGTCGATTACCGCCACCTCGCCGCATCCCTGGTGCGCAAGCCGCAGGCGTTCCGCCGCTCCGTTTTCCGCGACGAACTCTTTCCCCGACCGGCCTTCCGCCGGGCCTGGGAGGTGCTGGACGAACAGCTCGACGACCGGCAGGCGTGCCGCGTCTACGTCGGTCTGCTTCATCTGGCGGCCACCGGCGCCTGCGAGGCGGCCCTGGCCGAGCATCTCGACGCCGTGCTCGACCGCGGCGGCCTGCCCGATCTCGAGGGTGCCCGGACGGCCGTGGCGCCTCCCCAGCCGGCGGCGGTGCCACTGATCACCGTGGCGCCGCCCGATCTCGCCGGATACGACCGCCTGCTGCGGCCGGCCACCGCCACCCCCGATCCGGAGCCTGCATGACCGACATCGATGCCGCCAAACTGCCCGTGATGCTGTCCGCCCTGCGCCTGCCGACCATTGGCCGGCTGTGGCCGGGTTTCGCCGAACGGGCCGACCGAGAGGGCTGGGGGGCCGCGCGCTTCCTGGCCACCCTGTGCGAGCATGAGCTGGCCGAACGCACCGAACGCCGCATCGCCCGCCACATGGCCGAGTCGGATCTGCCCGACGGCAAGACGCTGGCCACCTTCGACTTCGCCGCCGTGCCCACCATCCGCAAACCCCACGTCGAGGCGCTCGGCCGGGGCGACGGTTGGATCGAGCGCGGCGCCAACCTGCTGATCTTCGGCCCCAGCGGCGTCGGCAAGACCCATGTCGCCGCCGCCATCGGCACCGCCCTCATCGAAGGCGGCCGGCGTGTCCTGTTCACCCGGACCACCGATCTCGTGCAAAAGCTTCAGGCGGCGCGGCGCGACCTCGCCCTGCCAAACCTGCTGGCCCGGCTCGACCGCTTCGATTGCCTGATCCTCGACGACCTCGGCTACGTCCGCAAGGACCAGGCCGAAACCTCGGTGCTGTTCGAGCTGATCGCCGAACGCTACGAACGCCGAAGCTTGATCTTGACCTGCAATCAACCCTTCAGCGCCTGGGACGCGATTTTTCCCGATCCCGCCATGACCGTGGCCGCCATCGACCGCTTGGTGCACCACGCCACCATTCTGGAACTGAACACGGAAAGCTACCGCCGCCGCTCCGCCCTGGCCGCGGCCCAAGACCCGAGGGCCGGCGAAGGGTAATCGACGCGACAACCGCGTAATTGTCGCCGGACCGGCGCGGCGGCATGATGGCGGCCATGTATGAGCCGCCGACCATCGCCCAGCTGAAGATCACGATCCTGGACATCGACCCGCCGATCTGGCGGCGCCTGCTGGTGCCGCGCAAAACCACGCTGGCCGAGTTGCACCACATCATTCAGGCCGCCTTCGGCTGGCTCGACTACCATCTCCATCAGTTCGAGATCGGCGGCTTGCGCTTCGGCGACCCCGACATGCTCAACGCCGACGCCTTCGACGACGACAGCCGGGCATTGCCGGAGGAGGACGTTCGCCTGTTCGACTTCCTGTCCACCCCGCCGCCGTTCCTCTATCTCTACGACTTCGGCGACGATTGGCACCATCGGATCGAGATCGAAACCCTGCGTTTGCCCGAGGCCGATCGCAAGTACCCCGCCTGCATCGACGGCGCCCGCTCGCGACCGCCAGAGGACGTCGGCGGTGTCCATGGCTACGCTGAGTTCCTCGACGTCTTGCACGACCCAAACCACCCCGACCATGCCGACATGAAGCGATGGGCGGGCCGAGCATTCCATCCCGAAAAGTTCGACATCGCCAAAACCGATCGCGCTGTTCGCTCCGCTGTCCGCGCCGCAAAACGCCGAGCGGCACTGTCACGATACGACTGATCCCACCCTCCGACCGGACACCGTAATTGGCGTCAACAGGACGTCAAAATTGTCGTTGCACAGCGAACAGCATCTCGACCTTCTTCCGCTGGCGCCGTGAGATGACATAGGCGTCGGTATTGGCGATGACCCGCGCCATGTCGCGGGCCCCTTCGTGGACGGAGTGGGGAACCTTGCGGGCGGGCGTGTTCGGACAGCAGCGCGGCTTGAGCGGACAGGGCGCGATAGCGGACCAGGCCGTCGCTGTCGGCGAGCGGGCGCGGCATCCGATAGGTCTTCTGCCGCGGCCGGAGTTCCTGGCCGGCTGGGCAGACATAGGCGTCGGCCTCGTGGTCGTAGGTGAAATCGGCCCGCTCGAAGGTCCCGTCGCGGCGCCCGGATTTGTCGAAGACCGGGATGTGCGGCTCGATCCCGCGCTCATGAACCAACCAGCCGAGCATGTCGGCTGAACCGTAGGCGCTGTCGGCGGCCAGCCGCTCGGGATAGAGCGCGAAGCGCTCCAGGGTCCGGTCGAGCATGGTGCACGCGGCGCCGACCTCCGCTTGGCGGATGGCGCCGCTCGCCTCGACATCGACGATGACGGCGTGGACGAGGTCGATCAGGTAGCGTCACCTCGCTGGACGCGCCCCAGGCCGCCTCGTCCAGTGTATCGAGATACTCCCGAACCGAGCGGCGGGGCGTCGCCATCGCCTCCCAGTCGACCTCTTCCGATCCCGCCACCGAACGCTGCCTGTTCGCGTCGGCCCGGATCAGGCTGGCATCGACCGCAAAGCCCTTGCCTCCCACAAGCCCGGCCTCCATGCAGCTCTGCACGGTGGTTTCGAACAGCGTGCGCAGGAGATCGCTGTCGCGGAAGCGGCCGTGACGGTTCTTGGAAAAGGTCGAGTGGTCCGGCACGGCGCCCTCCAGGCCGAGCCGGCAGAACCAGCGGTAGGCGAGGTTCAGATGCACCTCCTCGCACAGCCGGCGCTCCGAGCGGATGCCGCAGCAGTAGCCGATGAGCAGCATCCGGATCATCAGTTCCGGATCGATCGAGGGGCGCCCGATTGCGCTGTAGAACGGCTGCAGATGCGCACGGAGGCCGGACAGATCGACGAAGCGGTCGACCGAGCGAAGCAGGTGGTCCGACGGGACGTGGCGTTCGAGGCTGAACTCATAGAACAGCGCCTCCTGCATCACCGTCCGCTCGCCCATCATCGCCGCGTCCTCCTTCTGCCTAGGAGAATTGAATCAGGGCTTCAAGCGGCCGGCAACACCGACTTTTTCAACACTATCGGCCCATTGCAGTCGTTCGCGGATGGTCGATTTAACGTCGGCGATATGTGGCAATCAATCATTGGCGTCCCTGCCAATTCTGTGTGTGTGTTGTGCAGGGCTCCTTGTCCTCCCACCGACTGACCTCCGCTGAAGAAGGTGTACCCAATCACTGCTTGCCACTCATTACCCCTGAGGTAATCGACCGCCCCTCTCTTCCCGGGCAGGTTCAAACATATCGACGCCCCCGCCGGGATCCGGCCACAGCAGCAAGGAGAGCACCGTGCCCGTCAAGTCCAACGCCACCACGGAGAGTTCAGCCACCGCGAGTTCCGTCGCCAACGCCACCCGGGCCGTCGTGCAAGAGTTTCTTGCTGCCCGGCTGGCCGGGGACACCGAGCGGCTGGTTGTGCTCTTCGCCGATGAGGTCGATTGGATGCTGGCCGAGAACCCTGTCGTCCCGTGGATCCGCCCGCGGTCCACCGCCGCCGAATGCGCTGCCCAGTTCACAGAGTTGATGGCGTACACCGTACCCGAGGATGCCCGCGCCTCCGTCGACACCTTCCTCGTCGACGGCCCCCACGCAGTCCTGATGGGGCACGTAGCGGGAACTGTGCGCGCAACCGGAAAATCCTTCGCGGGGCCGTTCGCGCTGCACCTCACCGTCGAGAACGGCCGCATCACCCGGCACCGCCTCTACGAGAACAGCCTCTCGATCGCTGAAGCCTGTGCCCCGTGAGGGCGTAAGCGGTCGCATCCCGAAGGAGTGTGCCTCGGCGGCGCCTTTTCGCGACAGCACCAGGGCAGGCGAGCCCGCCCCTTTCCGTCGCAGCTTGAGTGAGCTTCTGCTGAAGCGGATATCCGAAACTGATCCACAGTGTGTCCGCCAACCCTCCGGTCGCGACCGCTACATCCTGTCAAGGCCCTAGTCTACGCTATCGCCGCCATCGGCAACCGCCCGGCTGACCAGCAGGAGCGCAGCGATCGGAACGACATAGCGCGCCTGCTCGCCTCCCTGTGTCCCGACAAGGAGCAGCAGGACGCGCTCGATCAGCTCGCCCGCGCGCACCTCAGCACCTCGCCATGACAATCGACGACGTATTCGACGCCATCAAGCGGGACGCCCGTCGACGGGCCTACATGGGGTCCGAGTAGCAGCGGAACGGAAAGTCCAATTGGGTTGGGAGGGCTGTGCGGAAAACCTCTCTGCGACGGTTTCCGCACAGCCGATCAATCCGACGGGGTTTCCCGGCTACGCTTCTGAAGCTTTCAGGCTGTTAGGCAACCCGTCGCCCAATCATGTCGGAAAACACATGCTTTCCGGCGTCCGGCCCGAAATCTGATTCGGCATTGTGTCACCAAATAAAACAATCCTATCCCATGATCTTTTTGGCAAGCAAAGCGCCGCCAGCCACAAGACCACCACCGACAACGACGGCCGCAAGAATCTTCTTCGTTTCTGGATCTAGGTCTTTTGTCAAATTCTCAAAAATCTTCCCAAGAGCTTGTGCCGTCTGCACGGTGGGGTCATTCGGGTTTAATGGGGAAATCTCATTGAAGCCTGACATCTTGTTGCCCCTCTTTCCGGCTTACCTAGAGATAGGCACTATCTATAATGCAAAAATGCCGTTTGGCAAAGCCCACGCTTGTAGCCGTCTGTGCTTGCCTCCCTACGCTTCTGGAATAAAGGCGGCATACCGAAGCTGCCTTGGGATGGATTATCGCACAGCCCCGCCACCCAATCTGACTTTTTGTTCCACTGCTACTCGGTCCTCTACACCGAAGTTGCGGACCTGGTGCGCACGCTGGGCTGGAAGTCGGATCGCGACGAAAACTTTCCCACCGCCGCGCGGCGCCTGGGTCTGCCCCGGCAGGTCTGTCGCGAAACGGCTCGTTTTAGCGTCAGGCGGCGTTGAGGGTGGGGATGGTGGCCAACTCGTCCTCCAGCTCGGCAGCAAGACGAGCCAGGTCATAGCGGGCCTGAAGGTTGACCCAGAGGTCCGGCCCGTTGCCGCACAGCTTGCCCAGGCGCAGCGCCATGGCCGGGGTCACCGGCGCTTCTTCACGCAGGATGGCGTGCAGGGTCTGACGGGAGACCTTCAGCAGCTTGGCGACGTCGGACACCGGGCGGTCGAGCGCCGGCAGCACGTCCTCGCGCAGCAGGGCGCCGGGGTGCATCGGGGCGAGGCCCCGCTTCAGGGGGGTGGTGGTCATCAGTGATAGTCCTCCAGGTCGACGTCGATGGCGTCCGGGGAGTCCCAGGGGAAGGTGATGCGGTAGTTGGCGGTGACCCGCACCGACCAGCGCTGCGGTGTCACTTCCAGGCCGTGGAAGTGACAGCCGGGAAGGTTCATGTCCTCGGGCTTGGTCGCGGCGTCCAGCGCCAGCAGGATGCGGCCGACGCGGGCAATGGCGGCACCCTGGACCGGCAGCTTGTCGGCTTTGCCGGTTTCGAAGTAGCGCCGCAGCGCCTTGTTCTGAATGGTGCGGATCATGAGTGTAATGTATTGCTTTACACTCATGGCGTCAACGGAAAAGTGTAAGGCGACAGTTTACATTCTTGTCGGGTTCGCGGCTATGCCAGAACCGAGCGGTTGAGGCATGACAGTTCCATCATTACGGATCGCCAGCGCCGATATGTCGCCTCGAACAGATCCCCCATCGCCCACCGCTGCAGGATCGTGAGCCGGAACTGCCGGCGGTGATGCTCCCTGTCATTGAGGATGTGGCACCGCTGGCACCACGCCGCGAGGTTCTTCGGCTTCACGTTGGGTGGATCGTGATCCCGGTGGCAGGCCGCCAGGATCACCCCGGTCTTACGCATCCGGCAGGCATCGACCATATCCGGCCAAGCCGCTTCCCCAAGAAAAAAGGCGCGGTCCCGAAGGGCCGCGCCTGATCTGGTTGTCTTGCTCGAACGCGTTTACCAGCGTCCGGCGCGGGCCTGCGGTCTGCCCTGGCCGCCGTCGCGCTGCCACGGCCTCGCTCCGCCGCGAATGGCCGGGCGGCCGGTGCCGCCGGAGAAAGAACGTTGCGGCTCAATGCCGGGAATCGTATGGATCGCCAGCGTCGCCCCGGTGAAGCGTTCGATGCGGGACAGGGTCTCGCGGTCGGCGCGGGAGGCGAAGGACACCGCGATGCCTGAGGCACCGGCCCGGCCGGTGCGGCCGATGCGGTGGACATAATCCTCGGCCGAGCGCGGCAGGTCGAAGTTGATGACGTGGGTGATGTCGCGCACGTCGATGCCGCGGGCGGCCACGTCGGTCGCGACCAGCAGACGGACCTGGCCGGTGCGCAGCCGCTGGAGCGTGCGGTTGCGCTTGGACTGGTCCATGTCGCCGTGCAGGGCAGCGGCGGCATGGCCGGCGGTGCTCAACTCCTCCGCCAGTGCGTCGGCGTCGCGCTTGGTCGCGGCGAAGATGATCGCTTTGCCGACTTCGTCCTGGCTGGCAAAGTGCATTAGCAACCGGCGCTTGTGGTCCATATCGTCGGTGTGGTGCAGGCGCTGTTCGACGTTGATCGCGGTCGCTTGGCTTTGGACGGCGACGCGTTCCGGGTTGCGCAGCAGCTTGCCGGCGAGTTGGCTCATGCGGCGGTCCAGCGTGGCCGTGAACAGCAGCGTCTGGCGGCCGGCCTTGCAGGCGTCGGCGATCCGCTCGACGTCATCGAGGAAGCCCATGTCCAGCATGCGATCCGCCTCGTCGAGGATCAGCACCTCGACGGCGCTGAGGTCGATGCGCTGACGTTCGATGTGGTCGATCAGGCGGCCGGGAGTTGCCACCACGACGTGCACCGGACGCGACAGCATGCGAAGCTGCTCGCCGTACGGCATGCCGCCGACCACATCGATGATGTTCATGCGCAGCGGCTTGGCGTATTTGCGCGCCGCTTGGGTGACCTGGCTGGCCAGTTCACGCGTCGGGGCAAGCACGAGGATGCGCGGAGCGGCGACAGCGGGAGGGGGCAGATCGGCCACGCGGGTCAGAGCCGGCAGCATGAAGGCCGCGGTCTTGCCGGTGCCGGTTTCGGCGGTGGCGAGAATGTCGCGGCCGGCCAACGCCGGAGGGATGGCCTCCGCCTGAACGGGCGTCGGCGTGGTATAGCCATGCTCACCCAGAACCTGGGCGATTTTGGAATGAATGCCGAGATCAGCAAACGTCTGTTCGGAAACGAAATTTTCGGACAAGGAGTGGGACCTTCCACAAGCATGACGGCGCAAAGCGGACCACGCCCCCGGTTGGGGAACGGTCAAGCGCCGGCGATCTCGCCAGGAGGAGGTCGAAAGAGGGAGTTGCGACTTGCTGAGGGGCGCGGCAGGGTGCCACGCCAAGAAACCTACCGCGTCTCTCTCAAGAGACGTTTTAAGCCTCCAGCGATCAGTATCAATAGAATAAGACATGACGCCGTAATATCAAGGTCATTCGGCAATCAGGAGCGA
Proteins encoded:
- a CDS encoding DEAD/DEAH box helicase — translated: MSENFVSEQTFADLGIHSKIAQVLGEHGYTTPTPVQAEAIPPALAGRDILATAETGTGKTAAFMLPALTRVADLPPPAVAAPRILVLAPTRELASQVTQAARKYAKPLRMNIIDVVGGMPYGEQLRMLSRPVHVVVATPGRLIDHIERQRIDLSAVEVLILDEADRMLDMGFLDDVERIADACKAGRQTLLFTATLDRRMSQLAGKLLRNPERVAVQSQATAINVEQRLHHTDDMDHKRRLLMHFASQDEVGKAIIFAATKRDADALAEELSTAGHAAAALHGDMDQSKRNRTLQRLRTGQVRLLVATDVAARGIDVRDITHVINFDLPRSAEDYVHRIGRTGRAGASGIAVSFASRADRETLSRIERFTGATLAIHTIPGIEPQRSFSGGTGRPAIRGGARPWQRDGGQGRPQARAGRW
- a CDS encoding HigA family addiction module antitoxin codes for the protein MTTTPLKRGLAPMHPGALLREDVLPALDRPVSDVAKLLKVSRQTLHAILREEAPVTPAMALRLGKLCGNGPDLWVNLQARYDLARLAAELEDELATIPTLNAA
- a CDS encoding nuclear transport factor 2 family protein, yielding MPVKSNATTESSATASSVANATRAVVQEFLAARLAGDTERLVVLFADEVDWMLAENPVVPWIRPRSTAAECAAQFTELMAYTVPEDARASVDTFLVDGPHAVLMGHVAGTVRATGKSFAGPFALHLTVENGRITRHRLYENSLSIAEACAP
- the istA gene encoding IS21 family transposase — encoded protein: MTGARITDRQVRRYMDERRQGDSQATAAAKAGFSERTARRIDANPIPPSQRPRERTWRTREDPFAGVWDEELVPVLRSAPHIRATTLLEELQRRHPGDYPDRLLRSLQRRVALWRATEGPEQELIFRQDHPPGYQALSDFTETASLGITIDGIPFDHLLYHFWLAYSGWEAVKLVQGGESFTALTEGLQEALWQLGGVPHTHRTDRLSAAYRNLTAEDDEAAGYAAFCRHYGMTPTRNNAGVAHENGSVEAAHGHLKAALRDALDLRGSRDFPDIPTYQAFLQDTVARKNARRRKALEVELPELKPLPRHRTTDFSTTTVTVTRSGTISVRKVLYTVPSRLVGCRLKVHLYDDRLLCWLGTTQVLTLARKHPKGKLRDRVVDYRHLAASLVRKPQAFRRSVFRDELFPRPAFRRAWEVLDEQLDDRQACRVYVGLLHLAATGACEAALAEHLDAVLDRGGLPDLEGARTAVAPPQPAAVPLITVAPPDLAGYDRLLRPATATPDPEPA
- a CDS encoding type II toxin-antitoxin system RelE/ParE family toxin, whose product is MIRTIQNKALRRYFETGKADKLPVQGAAIARVGRILLALDAATKPEDMNLPGCHFHGLEVTPQRWSVRVTANYRITFPWDSPDAIDVDLEDYH
- a CDS encoding plasmid pRiA4b ORF-3 family protein, whose translation is MMAAMYEPPTIAQLKITILDIDPPIWRRLLVPRKTTLAELHHIIQAAFGWLDYHLHQFEIGGLRFGDPDMLNADAFDDDSRALPEEDVRLFDFLSTPPPFLYLYDFGDDWHHRIEIETLRLPEADRKYPACIDGARSRPPEDVGGVHGYAEFLDVLHDPNHPDHADMKRWAGRAFHPEKFDIAKTDRAVRSAVRAAKRRAALSRYD
- the istB gene encoding IS21-like element helper ATPase IstB is translated as MLSALRLPTIGRLWPGFAERADREGWGAARFLATLCEHELAERTERRIARHMAESDLPDGKTLATFDFAAVPTIRKPHVEALGRGDGWIERGANLLIFGPSGVGKTHVAAAIGTALIEGGRRVLFTRTTDLVQKLQAARRDLALPNLLARLDRFDCLILDDLGYVRKDQAETSVLFELIAERYERRSLILTCNQPFSAWDAIFPDPAMTVAAIDRLVHHATILELNTESYRRRSALAAAQDPRAGEG